The segment AGAAATTGAGTAGTTTCAagatctgattttaaaagggCCTGGATACCTCCTAGAAGTTGCTTCCTCAAGCGTCTGCACATTGACTCCCTTCATAATTTTAGCAGAGCATACAAAAATTCAGTATGGATGGGCACTCTTGAATGTGCTGGCCTCCACGGCTTCCTCAGAGTCACTTGGCAGTTCAGTAACACAAACAGGAACATAGGGTTTCTTATGTCTATTGTGTCCATTAGAACAATACTGCTGAGAACAACTGAGACCAAAGGCCTGGCCTTCAAAATACAGAACttgaaaggaaagcaacatttttttggTAAGGtccaaatgtatttcatttggCTTTGCCACTACTCCCAAAGTTTGGTTGTAAACAAGTAGGATTTTTGCCCTGGAAGCCACACATCTGGATTGCAGTGCCTGTAACTGTTTTCATCATCGCAGTAGTTTTGGGCTTCATAATATTCTGCGTGTGTAGAAAACAGCTTGTAAGAGGCAATTTGAACAGACTCTATTTTATAACTGAAGAACTTAAATGTCTTAAATAAAGTCTTCAAGATAGCCACAGCCATCAACCTCCTATGTATATTTCCAATGTCttaaaattctcctttttgCATCCTGCAGAATTCTTCTGAGTCTGACTGTTCCCCATCAAATTTCCATACTGACTTTTTTGTCCAGACAGGTCAACTGCCCAAAACAACAATGTACTGGCTACTTCAATGGTAGACGAGTGTGAACTTCAGTAGAGCTCACCTTTAGGTATAAACTTGTTTGTAGCCACACAGCAGTAAAACCttgaaaatcatttctgtaCATCACAAATATAGTGATTTAAGCTTTCAGGATAATCAATACTTAATGCCAAGTGACAAAATCATGTTGCACCTGAATAACCCCTGTGTAAGTAACAGGCTGTTTTCTTACTTCATGTTTGCCATATCCTGGGGTCTTTGGATGCCACAATGTGGAGACTGTACCTATTTgaatgaattaatatttaaaatattctgttcattAATGGCTTACGATGCCTCAGTTGTATGTCCTGATCCACCCACAGTTGCCCAGACCACATCAATGCAGGTGATCCCAGaaaagctacaggaaaaaacagccaCTATATTCCAGTATGgacaagaaaacacacaaagggaaagaaactcAGAGGCTTCCAGGTTGTGCACAGTTCATACAAAGTAACAGTTTGGGTGTACGTGGCTGCTAGCATGAACAAGAAGGGGAGACAAATTGTTTGCCCTAAGGGACTGAGGACAGCTAGAGAAGGCTACACTTGTCTGGTGGAACTGACAGACCTCACGGGTTCTCTACCTACCCTTCCGCTTCTTGGAAAGGTCATCCAAAAAGCCTTTCCAAACTTCCAGGCATGGTGGTAAGATCCTCAGTGTGGAAGAGTTAAAATACAGTGCTTTTGCTGCAAGCTTGCTGTTTTGTTCCTAAGTTGCTCCTACTCCTAGTTAAACCTGTGGCTTGCCAACTAACTGACTTCTGTGTAACTTGTGGCTGATTACCTCATGTTCCTGGTTTCCTTAAACTTGTCTGGGTAATTCTTTGCTCTCACAAGCAGAAGTATGGATGGAGCCACTTTCTAACCGCATTGCTTGAGGCAAACAAATAAGGCTGCACACCCCCAGTCTGGATAATGTTGTGCTGTGGAAATGTTTGAAGCTCCACAGACTTACTGATAGCAGTGGACAGGCAGTGTGCAAAGTGCACAGACAGAGACTAACATATGTTTGTCCCGCATTTGAAATTCTCTTACTGCTCCTCTAACTGGGTGTCTCTGTGGACCCCTTTCATAAATCATTAATGAACTATACTTCTGAATAAATACTTTCTCCGTATCTGCTGCAATACTAAGGATTAATTTTAGCCTACACATTTACTCTGTTcttcagcaacagcagaaattaaTCTCTTGGACAGGTTTCATGAATGGTGATCCATACTTGCTAGATATTATGTCCCCTCTGGATGGTATAAAGTCAAATCCAAGGATCTGTCATTGGTTCTgtttaacagtatttttcttctctaatgaAGAACGTGTTGCAGTATATAGATATTTGTAATTTACCTCTTTCTTGAGTTTAAAGTAAGGTCATAACAACCCGATGCAGTGGTATTGACTTGGGGAAGAGTGACCAGAAAggtgcccagcagaaaagggcCTGGAGGTGCTGGTTGAGAGCTGGCTTACGGTGAGCCAGCTGTGTGTTCAGGTGGACAAGGCCAATGGCCTCCTGGCCTGCGTCAGAAGGAACAGCATGGCCTACAAGActagggaagtggttgtcccCTTGTACGTGGCACTGGTGAGACCGCTCCTCAaaaactgtgttcagttttcGGGCCCTTCGCTACAAGATATTGAGTTGCTCGAGCGTGTGCAGAggagagcaatgaagctggtgaagggacaaGCAAACAAGACTtaggaggagtggctgaggcaAATGGGGTTGTTTAATCTGtagaggaggaggctgaggggagacctccACCCTCTACAGCCACCTGAAAGGAtgttgcagtgaggagggtgCAGGTCTCCTTTCTTAGGTGACAAGGGATAGGGCACgaggaaacattttcaagttgcaccaggagaggtttagattggatattaggaagaatttcttcaccgagagggtggtcaagcattagaacaggctgcccggggaagtCCCCATGCCTaaaggtatttaagagacatgtggatACGGAACcaagggacatggtttagtgataggacttggtaggtcagggTGATGGTCGGGCCTGgtgatcttgaaagtcttttccaacccagatgattctatgaatctatgaagATCATGGTTAGCATTTTACGTGAAGCAAGGTGGTGAATAGTTCATTGACTTTTTAACCCTGGCATCACTCAAACACTGGGTTACATTTCAAGTACAATTATATTTGCTGGGTTTCACAACAGCCTTATTCCAATGCTGCTGTTGGGAGAAGCTGTATTAAggcagtatatttttaaaattggcTCCAACGCCACACAGctggcagcaagaaaaaaataatctaaggCAGCATATaaaagacttgttctctagtTAGACTGTGAATTTTCCAATAACTGTCTCCAATAGACCACCCCTATGACACTGATTGCAAACATATAAAGCCATTTCAAAagtcatataaataaaatatagatgTTGAAATGCCAACCTCCCACTATTTGACTCCAACCTTTTCATCTCTTACTggttatttcacttttttctttcacagtatCCTTCCTCTCACCggtgttttctttcagtacccCTCCTTTTCATATCAGAACCAAGTGGAGCTTTTAGCTTTAGCAGCACAGTAAGAGCCATCTGACAATGAAAagaagctggagcagcaaataCTGTGAACACACcaagcacaaaataaaagaatggtGTGGGTTACTGGTACCAACTTCATGAGCCACACGCCTGGTACCAACCTGAGCAAACCAGAATATCAttggaattttaattttctgaagcttAGCTCAGTATGTTTTGCTGCATTAGttttacagctgtttaaaaGATCTTCTTTTAATCCTTTGACTCCCttgcctttgttttaaataaaaagagcgTAATAATCAGCAAAAAATACCTGCGGGAGCAAAACATACAACTGGAACAAAGAGGCTTTCAGACTCTATGTGCTTGTTGATTTTGAGCATGACAATGTAGAAATCTTCAAGTGgtatatgaaaaaatgaaaaatcatctcCTAcctgaaagcaataaaaataacttattttgaGCTGCTACAGTCAAATCATTATTAGACTACTGCAGTAAATCCCACTGAAATGGGCTGAGTTCACAAAAGAAAGGGAATGACGATTTTTTGCCTGAAGTGCTGCGGGCTTTTTGAGGTGGCCAGGAAAAGACCTGAGCTACTGCTAACACGTTTGTGACAGGGCTTAACACTCTGACTGCTCACTGAAGTTTGCTAGAGAAAGCCCTGATCACATGCTAAGGCCAGGAGAAAGATATGTAAATGAGTAGATTTTTGAGGCATGTCTTCTTGCTATCTTGGTAAACGGAGAGTATCTGCAAAAGAACAGACTAATTATAactcagaagagaaagaactATGAAAATAGGAATAGTGGACTGATGAACTTGTATCACTGAAAAACCCAAGAAACACTTACTCCTGTTGTCTTGAACTAAAATGCATTAAGTAGTTCCTGGTTTTTAACATACTTTCTGTAATGGATGTTAACTAAAAGGCGTTAGTGAGAGGACAAAGGCTGTAACAGCTGCAGCTCAAATACAGCTGGGTGACATGGAACATACAACAAAACAATCTGTAAAAATTGGTGCATTGGGTCAGATGTAGTTCTGACAAGCCATTGATCCAACACCTCACAAGGTGAGTTACTGTACAAGGAAAAATTGGATGTTTCTGACAGATTTCTGCAGTTCCAGCTTCCAGGCCCTCTCTCCTTTAAATTCTCctcttgaaaaatacaaaagggcATCAGCATTGAtacatgcttctgtttttcattcatCATTTCTTCAGCTATTTGGGTCTGTGACAAGTTTTTTCAAACTTCTCCTGTTAGATCTAATTAGTgtgaaatatattgaaaatttaTCACAGTTCTTCTCACTAAAAATTAAACAAGTTGATAAGAGTTCCGCAAAAACATAATTAACTTTCCCTTTGAGAGCAAAAAGGACACATTTTAAAGTGTGTTTATTGCTTTAGTATTATATTACAAAAAAAGTCTTCCACAGCAAAACACACTAATAATAGGGATGAGtgcaaaccaaacaaaccagaaaGTAAATTATCTATGAAACCACTTATTTCAATGCAATAGGGAACAGTAATATTAGTCTGgaaacagcttttcctcctctggaGAATGCAGCACTTTCTTCCCCTCTATTGGAGCTCCTGGCATAGGTCAAAGTAATTGCACTACACTGAGACCTCGATTCTTTCCCTCCCAGCGTGTCCTATACATTGTCCTGAACAAGGATAATTTTGTTGGAATAGGAGAAAAGCCTAGTCATGAGAAAGACTGCAACATACTCTGCCTTGCCAAAGCAATAGCTATGAAATGTGTTCTCTTCAGATGCTTGACAGAAATATAAGGAGAATTTGGAACATTAAAATGTAGATTCcacaccacaactgctctcagATCTCCACTCCAATCAGTTTCAACTGACTTCCAAAAGCGTAACTTCTCCAGGAACACAGCTAACATGAACACTTTACTCAGATGCTTCAACAGAACTCCACAAATCTTATGTTCTGTCAGGCTTTCTTCTCCTAGTACCTTtacaaaaaggcatttttaagtGAGGAGATGACatatacctttttcttttggtctacactaatacattaaaaaataccttCCTGTACCTCTGATGCCAAATGGAACCAAAGCACAGCTAAAGTTACCCAAATTCCTGGATGTGCAGCCATCTTTTTGGCACCACAGTTCATCTGATGTCAGCACTTGGTTCTTTTGGTTAAGTCATAAATTGTGCAgtgttttctctgaagcatttaTAGACTGATAAATTCTTGTTGTGAGAACCTGTTCACAGGCTAGCATGGCTTACAAAGTGAAAACAACCCTTTCTTTCAACGTTATGAGATAATtgacatttcttccttctctctgctctcaTTTATTAAGTTGATAATGCTTCTGAAGTATTTCATAAATTCCATCCGAACATCTTCAGGATCTTCTTCTAAGTTGGAATGTATTAGTTTCAACTTGTTCAGTGGGTGAGCtttgaaggtaaaaaaaataaaatagttaagaTATATTCCTTTTAGAAAAGGAGCATTCACGATCAAGGTCATGGGACAGCTCATGCTGAAGAAGTTAGCTGGAATTTGGTAGTATCCAATGTTTGATACCCCAGGTAACAAACAATGCGAGGAAGAAATGTATCAAAACTTGCTGGCATTACAACAAATACAACTGTACTGCTAGATTAAATTCTTCATCATTATTAAGATTTAAAGTATTGGTTTTGGTCTCACATTTGATTAGGGGGAATTGAACAATTCAGCACTGAATTGCAACTTTACTATTGAATTGATAGTCTTTGATTACTTCAAAATTATGGAACGATACATGTTATGTTTAATATGGATTAATACATTCATACTTATAGCAAATTTTGAACACTGTTTGAACACcagaacaggctgtccagaggGAATATGTATTCCCCTATGTAAGAGCCACAAATAATTCTGCCGTATATAATAACATGCCTATACTAATTTTAAGAGGAAGATCATTaaccttttatttcaaaaagttattttgatcAATAAAATGTAGGCTTAAACAGCCTCAAAAGTGTCAGTAAACAGAATGTAAAATTCAATGCAAGAAAAACTGCTAGTGATGAATTATGGCTACAGACATCAGGAGTTCTAATTCCTGGCTCAGCTGCATACTCACTGCGTGGCATTAGAGAAGTCACTCAAATGTTGcttgtctttattttcccttttgggAAACATGGATATTGCTTACCTTTTAGCTGGCTTTTGAGGTTCAATATTATTGTGTTTGCAAAGCACTCTAGTATTCTTAGATTGGaagattttcatgaaaaatgcaagCTATAAGGTATCAccaattttaaagataaagagATCAATAGAAAACTCCTCTGACTGGTACATTATGTTTTCCATCTTCTTACCTAAAGATAGATTTTCTGTGTCCTCTGCACTGCCTGGCTTGTGATGTGCAACCAGGAGACACTGACTATcaagcagtggctgctgctgcacaaaacAGGAGTACcacatttcaatttctttcaggTGACTGGGCATGTCAGGATTGAAGATTATTATTACACCATGAGAGTCCTTCATCAGAGCTGGCCAGCATGTTTCAAACCTTGAaaaacacatgcacagaaaatgGTAAGATTGATagctggaaaatggaaatgtactcaaacttaagttttctttttttccttaagagaAAAAGTTCTCTGCAAGAACACATTACAGTACTTTTTCTTTAGTTAGTACTTTTAGTTTAGTTAGTTACTTTAGTTAGTAATCTTGCCAGTGATCTACGACatcctaaatatttttacttaccTATCATCTTAGTTGGTCCCATGATTTGCTGACAATGCAGTGGTTGGtcaaatgcatatattttttttttccctaaaaattgATCTGGCCAGTTCTCAATTGTATCCTTTGGCAATTAGGGCTTCAACCATATCAATACATTGTTTGAAGTCCATCACATAATAATTTCAAACACATAAAGGCAGTCAGTTGCGGACTGGGcctctgtctgtctgctgtACCTGTTAACTCCATTCTAGGAGCTATGGACATTACTGTTATGCTTAGTCCTTATCCAAAAGGAACTGCAATGTCAGCTGGGAGCATCGGATGCTCTACAGGagaaagctataaaaaaaaaaaagtaacagggTAAAGAGGCTGGGATATTCCTCATCTTGAAAAGATCACTGGTTTTAGGCCTTAAGCAGGAGAACGTTGTGTAAGCAGAATCATTAGGAATTGAGTAAcctggaggaagcagcagcaatacGGGCTTACTTTTGATCGCCACTGCAATCCCACAGCTCAAAACGACACGCAGCTCCCTTGCTGTTACCGTTGAAGTTTGGCTTCTCATATTCCAGGATCCTGTGAAAGCAAGTAGCCACACGATGCCTCGTCATGGTGCACAAGGCCACGGCCAGGCTGCCAGGGCGGCAGCGCGATGCCGGCTGCTTCAGGCAGCGCACGGGGTCTGCTCACCTCACTCCTTGTGTCGGGACGTAGCTGCCAATCCCTTCTATGCTCTCCGAGACAAAATTTGCTAGCACGGATTTTCCAGCCTGGCAGAAATGAGCGAGAAGCACACCTATGAGCTTAGCACGCTCCAGCCACAACTACCAGAAGCGTTCACCTCAGCTAACCGCACGCCTGCCCccgccctcccctcccaccacTGCCCGGCCGCAGCCTCCGCGTTTCGATGAGGGCCGCGGCGACCCCGCCCAGGGCAGCCCGGAGGGACCGCGGCTCTCAGGGCCCGGCGAGGCCGCTCCAGATTCACAACGAGCCGCGGGGACAAGCGGCGGGGGgcgcccggccgggccggggtCTCGCTCACCTCACGGggccccaccagcagcaccttcGCCTTCAACATGGCGGCCGCGGCCGCGCTGCCGTTGCCTCCGCCGCCGTGAGGGGGAGCCCTTCAGGGACGCCGTGAGGGGGAGCCTCGCGGGGTGATGGAGGCGCCGCCTCGCCGCCCGTTCGTGCCGGAGGTCTTCGTGTGGGGTCTGGCTCGGGCTTCAAGGTGCTCTTGTGCCGGATTTGAGGCGGCGTGAGCCGGGGGACCGCAGCCTCGGTGTCCCCGGAGTGGGGTTGTGGTGTCCCTTGCTCGTGTGAGGAAGTGCTGTCCTAGCCTGGAGTTTCTCTGCAGTTTTAACTGCAGATTCTCCCTGAGTGAACAGCGCAGCAATCTCTTGAAACTTCTTATTAAGTTTTCTTAGGTAAGCATGAGGCTTTTTTAAGAGGCAACTtctcagtaaaaaaaacaaaacccagcaaacACCCATCTGGCAGACAGATGTGCTGCTTCAGAGCTGTTTAGTGCCCAGGTACAATAACAGTTTTAGATGAGCTTTCAAATAGGGCCTTTAGGCGCTACCATAATGTAAATGTTTATTACTAGTACTACCAATAAATGTGAACCAGAATAGCTCTGCGCCCTCACTGAGGGGGCAGAGCCTTTTCTATCGCACTGTAGGCTGATTTGGCTCTTTCACTACTTTCATAGGGCTAGTTTAGGGCTGTTCAGTGTGGCAGTGGCATTACGCTTCACGTGGGATTATAAACTTCAGACAGGCATTTGTTTTCAGGCCAGTTGGACAAAGACGATGCAAAAGGTGGTGGTTGGTCCTAGCAGTAGAGATGATTCTGTTGTAGCAGACTGggttgtgttttctgtttgtgaagaTCCTTGTGTGAGTCAGGAGCAAATTCACAATTAAATGGGACGTTTTGTAGTTAATGCTTTCTGCTGCTATGttgttttccatatttcagGCATagtaatttctgaagaaaagacagaaagggtGACccagacagaagaaattaagaCATCTGTCTTATTAGCTGGCACATGCTATTAACTGCCACGTCCACAAGCACATGAAGAGAAATGTGATATAAAGAAACCTATTTTGGACAGCAAaccagaagaggaaaataatgaacAAGAGGTAAGAGTGAAACTAGGTAAAACTGGCTGTTTGTGCAGCTGTCCAGAAAGCAATTAGGATTAATTTTTAGCTGAGGTGTCAGATAGCGTCTTTGTGTGTTTATGTTAGCCACTGAAGGGTAAGGAGAGCACAGCTGTCTAAGGCTGCAATTTTCAGATTTATCCATGTGTTTTAAGGTTTTAAGTCACTTTAGAAAGTGGGAATTAAGCTGCCAAGCCACTCAGGGTGACATTTTCAAAGGCATCTAAGTACATTTGATGTTATCAGCATCTGCCGTAGGCCTGAGTAAAGTTATGTTAGTTACTGATGTATTGTTTGCTGAGACTACACGTGTACAAATCAGCAAGGCCATTTTGTTTCACTTATTTCAAACTCTTTGTTAGActaatgaagagaaaaaactCCAGCTGTAAGTGAACTACTTCCAGACCATACTGGTAATGGTCTATAAGTCTTGAATTTATTAGATGGCAGTTTTTCCACCATAATGTTTGGTAGCAAGCAAAAATGATCATCTCCAGATGATTCTCTGTGGACAGatcctccttcttccttcaaCAGCCACAAACAATTGCAGGCTATCAATAATATTTCACTAAAACTATTCTTCACTCTAGAAATCTCTGTGAGAATTCAAACTGAGACACATTGATTGCCTTATCGTGGCATGTGATGCTTGTTGCCTGAACCGCAGATAAGAGGACTTTGCCTCCAAGTTAGAGGCCCACAGGTTTCACTGGAAGCAGCAGTAAAATGTAGTGCCAGTCACCTTTCAGAGAATACTTTAGCATTTGCAAATCATTCAGTCTTTTGgagaacagtattttaaatttgcattatattttgtttaatgtgGCATATAaattttttcctatgaaaagaactcaaaaaaatctttcataagTTTGTGGCTCAGTACTGGTACTTTGTTTAATGCACTGTAACAATATTTCCAAACTTTGGGAAACATACCCTGGAGCAGTCAAATCAAGTTGTGTGTGAAAATAATGCCTTGGTTAGAAGTACAACCACATGGCAAGACTTACCATGAGAATAAATGCGCTGCCTGTTTGCTGTGTGTTGCATgacattgtgtgtgtgtgcagaaacAACTTTCTAATGGATGCAGGCAGAGACCTGTATTATATATCCTGTTTATTTATACCAATCATTTTGGGGGCAAGGcatagaatgaaaaaaaacaaacaacaccaaTTCTTGTGTGCTGAAGCTTGTTATTAAAActtaaggagaaaaacagtattGCTGTAAACTGGAAGCATGTTGCTGAAGAAGCTCAGGAAAGCGATATCCATCCGAGGTTCAACGGCTAGTTGATTAAGCAGGTAAACTGAGGTAGGCTGTTGAAGGGTTGGATGAAATGTGGCTGTAAAGTTTCAGGAGAGCTATGAAAAAGGACCAAACAGGAACAGGACATTAAGGTACATTGACAGGGGTGTGGTGGGGTGCTGCTCTTTATCATGAGACTGTTTCACTTAAAAGTGGCTACCAGGGAGGTGTAAGCAGTCAGTTCagtatttctctctctgaaaacCTATTCTGGAAGCAGTTGAAAAGGCTCATGCAAAACCTGTTGCTTGGTTCATACTAACAGATTGTCAAGGACTACATTAAGAGGAACAATACCAGCTCTGATTTATCTGTGATCTCAAAGTCCTCTCCAGAGGAGATCAGGATCTTCACAGATGGAGAAATAACAGCATAGAAAATTTAAATGACTTGCCTGAGAAGCCCACCTGACTGACAGCAGAGCTTGGTTAAGATGTGTTTCAGTTTCAGTGCAGAGTTTTTTCAGGCAGACTGTGGCCGTTCACAGAAGAGGCAGGGAAGCAGACAACTCAGTAGccaatgtatttttctgacCAGTGGATGTGAAGTCAGCCACATCTCTAGGGACCCAATTCTCCCTGTGTTCCTTCATCAAAGCCAGTGGCGGTTCCTAAGCATGAATTTGACTTGCTCCGTTTATGCAATGATGTATAAACAACACCCAGGGAGCACCAGTTTACCTCCATGACCCCTCCAAGACAACACACCAAAACGCTCTAATTCTTCTGGTTCACGGTGCGTGAAGCTAAAGATTTAGCTCTGATGGCTTACATCTTAAGCTAAAGCTGTTTAAGATGCCTCTGATAGATTTCATTCTGCTTATTCTGGTTGCTCTGATCCCCTTCTGTGGAGCAACAGTAACACCTAGTGGCTGAACGTGCCAGTCCATTGCCTCCTTTTGTTCCCTCCATGCCAGAAGCACGAGTCAGAGGGGACGTGGTGTGATTGACAGCTTTGACTTGAGAGGCCAACACTTAGGACCTCCAGGGATTTGCCATTTTCCTTTCAACCCCCCACCATGCTCTGTTTTCTATTAGAAGTGGTAGATGAAATACGAAACTCTTCctcccacctcccagccccctTCACTTTTCTGGCTCTTGGAGGAGGTTGTTCCAGTCCATCTTGATCTGTAGGTGGGTGGGCTGTGAGTGGCCAGGCCTACAACTTTCAGCTTGGAGGACTCAGATTTCTGTATGGAATccacacttttttctttttctttttttttttttctttttcttttttttttttttgtctgaaaaggaTCAAGCAGATCATCTGATGGAGGTTGGTGACCTTGGTGCATTTAATAATGTGGTGTTAACTTGCCTGCATTAAGGCAGACCAAACCGATCTGTTCTGAACAGTACCATTTCTTAAGATGTGGTATGCAAGATTGTTTGCCATGATCTACTGGGACTGCTATTTCATCAGAGGGGGACACCCTAGAAAAATAGCGTTTGAGAGGAAAGAACCCACACATGTTTATTGTGTTAGCAGGAGAGCCTTCAGAGGGTCTTCTCTCCCCCTAGCAGGGGAAAGTTTAaattttttcatggaaaaaaacattaagtgATAGTATTTCTGCTTAAACCCAGATCATTTGCATTAGTAAATAGAGCTTCAATTCCTTGTGGGAATTACAGTACTAAGACATTATGGTCTTGTCATATTCACACTGCATCATCTTCTGGTTTAGGCTTCTGGTTTAGGTATTCTGAATTACCcttcagaaacatttgtttAGGAGAATCTTCATTGCCTGTTGACAGAGCCTGGACTCTTACTTTGTGCTGTGGATACATAGTCTTTTACATCTGGCGTAAACTTGTATCACCACCCGCTCAAAGTAATAGAACTGCCTCTGTTCACATCCGCAAATCTTAGTTTAGGCCTGCTCCAATTACCAGTTTAGAGGGAATTGAGTTCAGCTGAAAAACCCCATCTCCTATCCTTgtccccctcccaaaaaaaaaaaaaaagaaaaggagagagaaaagtttTCAGTTGAATCAACTGCCTGGTGCTACTAACAGAGAGAAGGGAACAAGGACCAGTGGAGGTACAGCTAAGTGGGACAAGGATGGGGCTATTTCCTTTAGCTACTGTGCAGATATGTGCTGAATTAAAGTGGGCATACAGGTGTACCGTTAGTGAGACCTCTTACATTTAGTGTTCTCAATACCTGTTGGTGAAAGCAGTCAAAGAGAAACAGAGCCTGATGGTGAGGAATATTGTGCAGGGATGTGTTGGGCACCCTTTGCTCTTAGAAGAAGGCACGGCAGCCCTGGTGGACTGGGTGAAAAACCTCGCTGCATACGTGGTAAAAACTGTTTCACAGGTGGTAGAGTAGCGGGTGCTGGATGGCTAAGACAAGACAATAAGGGGATAACTGTGATTCACAGGAGCTCTTGCAACATTTTCTATTAGACCcatatgctttttgttttcaatacaaaaatttcaaagtaaatgtTGTTTCCATTGAGAGCTGTGGTGTCTGCCACCCCTGTTGGTCTGGAAAGAGTCTGCA is part of the Cygnus atratus isolate AKBS03 ecotype Queensland, Australia chromosome 20, CAtr_DNAZoo_HiC_assembly, whole genome shotgun sequence genome and harbors:
- the IFT22 gene encoding intraflagellar transport protein 22 homolog, producing MLKAKVLLVGPREAGKSVLANFVSESIEGIGSYVPTQGVRILEYEKPNFNGNSKGAACRFELWDCSGDQKFETCWPALMKDSHGVIIIFNPDMPSHLKEIEMWYSCFVQQQPLLDSQCLLVAHHKPGSAEDTENLSLAHPLNKLKLIHSNLEEDPEDVRMEFMKYFRSIINLINESREKEEMSIIS